The proteins below are encoded in one region of Streptomyces ficellus:
- a CDS encoding anti-sigma factor family protein, giving the protein MTSHHAPQGNESVHDTVGAYVLGILDDAEATAFEAHLAGCDLCAHHLEEFSGMEPMLAMLAEAPGPAARPVVLPMPERPGARGGGPPAPMLDRLVDEVAVKRAQRRRRSRFLVAAAAALIIAGPAAAFVATSGDDPANRTNQAIDPHPTSPAEDAFFNHMEEKVQHTDAGTKVSATVGMEKKAWGTHTVLELKNVKGPLKCNLIAVSKSGEEEVVTSWAVPKWGYGIPDSTHETGKNPLYVHGGAAMNRKDIDHFEVRTFDGERLVEVPAATA; this is encoded by the coding sequence ATGACGTCGCACCACGCTCCACAGGGGAACGAGTCGGTGCACGACACAGTCGGCGCGTACGTGCTCGGCATTCTGGACGATGCCGAAGCCACCGCCTTCGAGGCGCATCTGGCGGGCTGCGACCTGTGCGCCCACCACCTGGAGGAGTTCTCCGGGATGGAGCCGATGCTGGCCATGCTCGCCGAGGCCCCGGGCCCGGCGGCGCGGCCGGTCGTGCTCCCGATGCCCGAGCGGCCGGGGGCGCGCGGCGGCGGACCACCGGCGCCGATGCTCGACCGCCTCGTCGACGAGGTGGCCGTGAAACGAGCCCAGCGCCGCCGCCGCAGCCGATTCCTGGTCGCGGCGGCTGCCGCGCTGATCATCGCCGGTCCGGCGGCCGCGTTCGTCGCCACCTCCGGCGACGACCCCGCCAACCGGACCAACCAGGCCATCGACCCGCACCCGACCAGCCCCGCCGAGGACGCCTTCTTCAACCACATGGAGGAGAAGGTCCAGCACACCGACGCGGGCACCAAGGTGAGCGCGACCGTCGGCATGGAGAAGAAGGCCTGGGGCACCCACACGGTCCTGGAGCTCAAGAACGTCAAGGGGCCGCTCAAGTGCAACCTGATCGCCGTCTCCAAGAGCGGCGAGGAGGAGGTCGTCACGTCCTGGGCCGTCCCGAAGTGGGGCTACGGCATCCCGGACAGCACGCACGAGACGGGCAAGAACCCGCTGTACGTCCACGGAGGCGCCGCCATGAACCGGAAGGACATCGACCACTTCGAGGTCCGGACGTTCGACGGGGAGCGCCTGGTGGAGGTCCCCGCGGCCACCGCCTGA
- a CDS encoding sigma-70 family RNA polymerase sigma factor — translation MRKDAAVADDRRGTHRARHRAVPARTQPDVPDEELMRALYREHAGPLLAYVLRLVAGDRQRAEDVVQETLIRAWKNAGQLNRATGSVRPWLVTVARRIVIDGHRSRQARPQEVDPSPLEVMPAEDEIDKALWLMTLSDALDDLTPAHREVLVETYFKGRTVNEAAEILGIPSGTVRSRVFYALRSMKLALEERGISA, via the coding sequence GTGCGCAAGGATGCCGCCGTGGCCGATGACCGTCGGGGGACGCATCGCGCCCGGCATCGAGCGGTGCCTGCCCGCACCCAACCGGACGTCCCGGACGAAGAGTTGATGCGGGCCCTCTACCGTGAACATGCCGGGCCCCTGCTCGCCTATGTACTCCGCCTCGTCGCCGGTGACCGCCAGCGCGCCGAGGACGTCGTACAGGAGACGCTCATCCGTGCCTGGAAGAACGCCGGTCAGCTCAATCGGGCTACCGGCTCTGTCCGACCCTGGCTGGTGACGGTCGCCCGGCGCATCGTCATCGACGGCCACCGAAGCCGGCAGGCCCGGCCGCAGGAGGTCGATCCGTCGCCGCTCGAGGTCATGCCCGCGGAGGACGAGATCGACAAGGCGTTGTGGCTGATGACGCTCTCTGATGCGCTCGACGATTTGACCCCGGCTCACCGGGAAGTCTTGGTCGAGACCTATTTCAAGGGGCGTACGGTCAACGAGGCTGCCGAAATCCTCGGCATACCCAGCGGGACCGTGCGGTCCCGGGTTTTCTACGCACTGCGTTCCATGAAGCTCGCGCTCGAGGAGAGGGGGATCTCGGCATGA
- a CDS encoding CGNR zinc finger domain-containing protein, protein MVAWRFHSGRLCLDLMAEPPSDAGRLACWLVTAGLVPAGTPLDGVDGRWAERFGELARDIDHLVREQLAGRERCAGPRLDHLNALAAAPPPAPRAVPGAEGRLVRALAGPPGCAALLAAVARDAVDLLTDPVTRAALRQCSGEGCRRVYLDTSRGRRRRWCSSEICGNRERVARHRARTHG, encoded by the coding sequence ATGGTGGCATGGCGGTTCCACTCCGGGCGGCTCTGCCTGGACCTGATGGCCGAGCCGCCGTCCGACGCAGGGCGGCTCGCGTGCTGGCTGGTCACCGCCGGGCTCGTACCGGCGGGCACCCCGCTCGACGGGGTCGACGGTCGGTGGGCGGAACGGTTCGGCGAACTCGCGCGGGACATCGACCACTTGGTGCGGGAGCAGCTCGCGGGCCGAGAGCGGTGCGCGGGCCCCCGTCTCGACCACCTCAACGCGCTCGCCGCGGCCCCGCCGCCCGCGCCCCGGGCCGTCCCCGGTGCGGAGGGCCGGCTCGTCCGGGCGCTGGCCGGCCCGCCCGGCTGCGCCGCCCTCCTCGCCGCCGTGGCCCGCGACGCCGTCGACCTGCTCACCGACCCCGTCACCCGCGCCGCCCTGCGCCAGTGCTCCGGAGAGGGCTGCCGGCGTGTGTATCTCGACACATCCCGGGGGCGCCGGCGCCGCTGGTGCTCCAGCGAGATCTGCGGCAACCGGGAGCGCGTGGCACGCCACCGGGCGCGCACGCACGGCTAG
- a CDS encoding uroporphyrinogen-III synthase yields the protein MHEQQDGSHGPLAGFTVGVTAARRADELGALLERRGGAVQHAPALRIVPLADDTELLHATKALVGHAPDIVVATTAIGFRGWLEAADGWGYGEELRSRLRGAQVLARGPKVKGAVRAAGLTEEWSPASDSMAEVLDRLLGQDVTGRRIALQLHGEPLPGFVEALRAAGAEVVVVPVYRWMPPEDLAPLDRLIDATVARSLDAVTFTSAPAGASLLSRAQDRGLLPGLLDALRGDVLAACVGPVTALPLQAHGIETVQPARFRLGPLVQLLCQELPARARTLPVAGRRIEIRGHAVLVDGDLRPVPPAGMSLLHSLARRPGWVVSRADLLRALPGAGRDEHAVETAMARLRSALGAPKLIQTVVKRGYRLALDPGADAKYADG from the coding sequence ATGCACGAGCAACAGGATGGTTCCCACGGCCCGCTGGCCGGCTTCACCGTCGGCGTCACCGCCGCCCGCCGCGCCGACGAGCTGGGCGCGCTGCTGGAACGCCGCGGGGGAGCGGTCCAGCACGCCCCGGCACTGCGCATCGTGCCGCTCGCCGACGACACCGAGCTCCTCCACGCCACCAAGGCCCTCGTGGGCCACGCCCCGGACATCGTGGTCGCCACCACCGCGATCGGCTTCCGCGGCTGGCTGGAGGCGGCCGACGGCTGGGGGTACGGGGAGGAGCTCCGGAGCCGGCTGCGCGGCGCCCAGGTCCTCGCCCGGGGCCCCAAGGTCAAGGGCGCGGTACGGGCCGCCGGGCTCACCGAGGAGTGGTCGCCCGCCTCCGACTCCATGGCCGAAGTCCTCGACCGGCTCCTCGGGCAGGACGTGACGGGGCGCCGCATCGCGCTCCAGCTGCACGGCGAGCCGCTGCCGGGGTTCGTGGAGGCCCTGCGGGCGGCGGGCGCCGAGGTGGTGGTCGTTCCCGTCTACCGGTGGATGCCGCCCGAGGACCTCGCGCCCCTGGACCGGCTCATCGACGCGACGGTCGCCCGGTCGCTGGACGCGGTGACCTTCACCAGCGCCCCGGCCGGCGCCTCGCTGCTGTCCCGCGCCCAGGACCGGGGCCTGCTGCCCGGACTGCTCGACGCGCTGCGCGGCGACGTGCTGGCCGCCTGCGTCGGGCCGGTCACCGCCCTGCCGCTCCAGGCGCACGGCATCGAGACCGTCCAGCCGGCCCGGTTCCGGCTCGGCCCGCTGGTCCAGCTGTTGTGCCAGGAGCTGCCCGCGCGGGCCCGTACGCTCCCGGTCGCGGGGCGCCGCATCGAGATCCGGGGCCACGCCGTCCTGGTCGACGGCGACCTGCGGCCCGTGCCGCCCGCGGGCATGTCCCTGCTCCACTCTCTGGCCCGCCGCCCCGGCTGGGTCGTCTCCCGCGCCGACCTGCTGCGCGCCCTGCCCGGCGCGGGCCGCGACGAGCACGCCGTGGAGACCGCGATGGCCCGCCTCCGCTCGGCCCTGGGCGCGCCCAAGCTCATCCAGACCGTCGTCAAGCGCGGCTACCGTCTCGCCCTGGACCCGGGCGCCGACGCCAAGTACGCGGACGGGTGA
- a CDS encoding HelD family protein yields the protein MPASAREPARDSVWDREIGIEQDHLDQVYRRLEEKIHEAEFLMNDAAQRGQVGTPGALAERDAQVFRAGVHLNRLNNEYEDFLFGRIDLLYGKDGKKGPDGAYTSVEPADDAVRPDGTADIGETLHIGRIGVLDSDYAPLVIDWRAPAAAPFYRSTPVEPGRVVRRRVIRSRGRKVLGVEDDLMRPELTVRLGGEDLAVIGDGALMAALGQARSHSMRDIVSSIQAEQDLVIRAPAASVTYVEGGPGTGKTAVALHRAAYLLYQDRRRYAGGILIVSPTPLLVAYTEGVLPSLGEEGQVAIRAVGSLVDGAEATAYDEPAVARVKGSSRMLKVLRKAVRGALEGRDTPERLRVVAFGRRLELEGQELARVRNAALGGTAPVNLLRPRARKLLLDALYAKSGAASRHPGDPELAAELRSSFDEDVTTEDSFIEFLNAWWPELTPRQVLTAMADEKRLGRWARRVLNPGEVRRLARSLRREELSVHDVALLDELQTLLGAPARPRRKRELDPLDQLTGLEELMPVREESQRERAERLAQERTEYAHVIVDEAQDLTPMQWRMVGRRGRHATWTVVGDPAQSSWSVPDEAAEARDEALGTRPRRRFELTVNYRNPAEIAELAAKVLALAMPGMEAPRAVRSTGVEPRFTAVGEKDLFEVVREEVRRLLDRVDGTVGVVVAMNRREQAARRLSDLGDRVVALGSLEAKGLEYDATVVVSPAEIADESPAGLRVLYVALTRATQALTVVSGRRDDPDAQGVPDLLRD from the coding sequence ATCCCGGCATCCGCCCGGGAGCCGGCCCGGGACTCGGTCTGGGACCGGGAGATCGGTATCGAGCAGGACCACCTCGACCAGGTGTACCGCCGCCTCGAGGAGAAGATCCACGAGGCGGAGTTCCTGATGAACGACGCCGCCCAGCGCGGCCAGGTCGGCACGCCCGGCGCGCTCGCCGAGCGGGACGCCCAGGTCTTCCGCGCCGGCGTCCACCTCAACCGGCTCAACAACGAGTACGAGGACTTCCTCTTCGGCCGCATCGACCTGCTGTACGGCAAGGACGGCAAGAAGGGCCCCGACGGCGCGTACACCTCCGTGGAGCCCGCCGACGACGCCGTACGGCCGGACGGCACGGCCGACATCGGCGAGACCCTCCACATCGGCCGCATCGGCGTCCTCGACTCCGACTACGCGCCGCTCGTCATCGACTGGCGCGCCCCGGCCGCCGCGCCGTTCTACCGCTCCACGCCGGTCGAGCCCGGCCGGGTGGTGCGCCGCCGGGTCATCCGCTCCCGCGGCCGCAAGGTGCTGGGCGTCGAGGACGACCTGATGCGCCCCGAGCTGACCGTCCGGCTAGGCGGCGAGGACCTGGCCGTGATCGGCGACGGCGCCCTGATGGCCGCGCTCGGGCAGGCGCGCAGCCACAGCATGCGCGACATCGTCTCCTCCATCCAGGCCGAGCAGGACCTGGTCATCCGCGCGCCCGCCGCCTCCGTGACGTACGTCGAGGGCGGCCCCGGCACCGGGAAGACCGCCGTCGCGCTGCACCGCGCCGCCTACCTGCTCTACCAGGACCGGCGCAGATACGCGGGCGGGATCCTGATCGTCTCGCCGACCCCGCTGCTCGTCGCCTACACCGAGGGCGTCCTGCCGTCCCTGGGCGAGGAGGGCCAGGTCGCGATCCGCGCGGTCGGCAGCCTCGTCGACGGGGCGGAGGCCACGGCGTACGACGAGCCGGCGGTGGCCCGTGTCAAGGGCTCCTCCCGGATGCTGAAGGTGCTGCGCAAGGCGGTGCGGGGCGCGCTGGAGGGCCGGGACACGCCCGAGCGGCTGCGGGTGGTGGCCTTCGGGCGGCGCCTGGAGCTGGAGGGCCAGGAGCTGGCCCGGGTCCGCAACGCCGCACTCGGCGGCACGGCGCCGGTCAACCTGCTGCGCCCGAGGGCGCGCAAACTGCTGCTGGACGCCCTGTACGCCAAGTCCGGCGCGGCCTCCCGCCACCCCGGCGACCCGGAGCTGGCCGCCGAGCTGCGCTCCTCCTTCGACGAGGACGTCACCACCGAGGACAGCTTCATCGAGTTCCTGAACGCCTGGTGGCCCGAGCTCACGCCGCGCCAGGTGCTCACCGCCATGGCCGACGAGAAGCGGCTGGGCCGCTGGGCGCGCCGGGTGCTCAACCCGGGCGAGGTGCGGCGGCTGGCCCGCTCGCTGCGGCGCGAGGAGCTGTCCGTGCACGACGTGGCCCTGCTGGACGAGCTCCAGACCCTCCTCGGCGCCCCGGCGCGCCCGCGCCGGAAGCGGGAGCTCGACCCGCTGGACCAGCTGACCGGGCTGGAGGAGCTGATGCCGGTACGGGAGGAGTCGCAGCGCGAGCGGGCGGAGCGGCTGGCGCAGGAGCGCACCGAGTACGCCCACGTCATCGTCGACGAGGCGCAGGACCTGACGCCCATGCAGTGGCGGATGGTCGGCCGGCGCGGGCGGCACGCCACCTGGACGGTGGTGGGCGACCCGGCCCAGTCGTCCTGGTCGGTGCCGGACGAGGCGGCCGAGGCGCGGGACGAGGCGCTGGGCACCCGGCCGCGCCGGCGCTTCGAGCTGACGGTGAACTACCGCAACCCGGCCGAGATCGCCGAACTCGCCGCCAAGGTGCTGGCCCTGGCCATGCCCGGCATGGAGGCGCCCCGGGCGGTCCGCTCCACGGGCGTGGAGCCGCGCTTCACGGCCGTCGGCGAGAAGGACCTGTTCGAGGTCGTACGGGAGGAGGTGCGGCGCCTGCTCGACCGGGTGGACGGCACGGTCGGCGTGGTCGTCGCGATGAACCGGCGCGAGCAGGCGGCGCGCCGGCTGTCGGACCTGGGCGACCGGGTGGTGGCCCTGGGCAGCCTGGAGGCGAAGGGGCTGGAGTACGACGCGACGGTCGTGGTCTCCCCGGCCGAGATCGCCGACGAGTCCCCGGCCGGCCTGCGGGTGCTGTACGTGGCCCTCACCCGTGCGACGCAGGCGCTGACGGTGGTGTCGGGCCGCCGTGACGATCCGGACGCGCAGGGCGTCCCGGACCTGCTCCGGGACTGA
- a CDS encoding NAD-dependent malic enzyme, whose translation MATAPSVSYSMTVRLEVPASGTAVSQLTTAVESSGGSVTGLDVTASGHEKLRIDVTIAASSTAHADEIVGKLRGIEGVTLGKVSDRTFLMHLGGKIEMASKHPIRNRDDLSMVYTPGVARVCMAIAENPEDARRLTIKRNSVAVVTDGSAVLGLGNIGPKAALPVMEGKAALFKRFAGIDAWPICLDTQDTDAIVEIVKAIAPGFAGINLEDISAPRCFEIEARLREALDIPVFHDDQHGTAIVVLAALTNALRVVGKAVGDVRVVMSGAGAAGTAILKLLIAAGVKHAVVADIHGVVHAGREDLVSADPGSPLRWIADNTNPEGVTGTLKEAVRDADVFIGVSAPNVLSGEDVAAMAEGAIVFALANPDPEVEPAIARQTAAVVATGRSDFPNQINNVLVFPGVFRGLLDAQSRTVNTEMMLAAASALADVVTEDELNPNYIIPSVFNDKVAGAVAGAVRDAAKAAGAGVTAPTSA comes from the coding sequence ATGGCAACGGCGCCCAGCGTCTCGTACTCGATGACGGTCAGGCTGGAGGTGCCCGCGAGCGGAACCGCGGTCTCCCAGCTCACCACGGCTGTGGAATCCTCCGGCGGCTCGGTCACCGGTCTCGACGTGACCGCCTCCGGTCACGAGAAGCTGCGGATCGACGTCACCATCGCCGCCAGCTCCACCGCGCACGCCGACGAGATCGTCGGCAAACTGCGCGGCATCGAGGGTGTCACCCTGGGCAAGGTCTCCGACCGTACGTTCCTGATGCACCTCGGCGGCAAGATCGAGATGGCGTCCAAGCACCCCATCCGCAACCGTGACGACCTGTCCATGGTCTACACGCCCGGCGTGGCGCGGGTCTGCATGGCCATCGCCGAGAACCCCGAGGACGCCCGCCGCCTCACCATCAAGCGCAACTCCGTCGCAGTCGTGACGGACGGCTCCGCCGTCCTGGGCCTCGGCAACATCGGCCCCAAGGCCGCGCTGCCCGTCATGGAGGGCAAGGCCGCCCTGTTCAAGCGGTTCGCCGGCATCGACGCCTGGCCGATCTGCCTGGACACCCAGGACACCGACGCCATCGTCGAGATCGTCAAGGCGATCGCCCCCGGCTTCGCCGGCATCAACCTGGAGGACATCTCCGCGCCCCGCTGCTTCGAGATCGAGGCACGGCTGCGCGAGGCCCTCGACATCCCGGTCTTCCACGACGACCAGCACGGCACCGCGATCGTCGTCCTGGCCGCCCTGACCAACGCGCTCCGCGTGGTGGGCAAGGCCGTCGGAGACGTACGGGTCGTCATGTCCGGCGCGGGAGCCGCCGGTACGGCCATCCTCAAGCTCCTCATCGCCGCGGGCGTCAAGCACGCCGTGGTCGCCGACATCCACGGCGTCGTCCACGCGGGCCGCGAGGACCTGGTCTCCGCCGACCCCGGGTCGCCGCTGCGCTGGATCGCCGACAACACCAACCCGGAGGGCGTCACCGGCACCCTCAAGGAGGCCGTCCGGGACGCCGACGTCTTCATCGGCGTCTCCGCCCCGAACGTGCTCTCCGGCGAGGACGTCGCGGCCATGGCGGAGGGCGCGATCGTGTTCGCGCTCGCGAACCCCGACCCCGAGGTCGAGCCGGCAATCGCCCGCCAGACGGCGGCAGTTGTGGCCACCGGACGATCCGACTTCCCCAACCAGATCAACAACGTGCTGGTCTTCCCGGGCGTCTTCCGCGGCCTGCTCGACGCGCAGTCCCGCACCGTCAACACGGAGATGATGCTGGCGGCGGCCAGCGCCCTCGCGGACGTCGTCACCGAGGACGAGCTGAACCCGAACTACATCATCCCGTCGGTCTTCAACGACAAGGTCGCGGGCGCCGTCGCGGGCGCGGTGCGGGACGCCGCCAAGGCCGCGGGCGCCGGTGTGACAGCGCCCACGTCCGCCTGA
- a CDS encoding HU family DNA-binding protein, translated as MNRSELVAALADRAEVTRKDADAVLAALAETVGEVVAKGDEKVTIPGFLTFERTHRAARTARNPQTGDPINIPAGYSVKVSAGSKLKEAAKGK; from the coding sequence ATGAACCGCAGTGAGCTGGTGGCCGCCCTGGCCGACCGCGCCGAGGTGACCCGCAAGGACGCCGACGCCGTGCTGGCCGCGCTCGCCGAGACCGTCGGCGAGGTCGTCGCCAAGGGCGACGAGAAGGTCACCATCCCCGGCTTCCTGACCTTCGAGCGCACCCACCGTGCCGCTCGCACCGCTCGTAACCCGCAGACCGGCGACCCGATCAACATCCCGGCCGGCTACAGCGTGAAGGTCTCCGCGGGCTCCAAGCTCAAGGAAGCCGCCAAGGGCAAGTAA